The Desulfurellaceae bacterium nucleotide sequence GGACGTTGCGAGCCGGAGTATAGAATTCGGTCTCCAGATTCTCCTCAACCGCAATGTCGAACATCGCGTCTATGACGTGCTTGTTCTCCATTGCGGCGACTTCTTCGACCGTCTTGCCAATGAACTTTTCGTTCTTCTTGTTCTTCACGGTTTCGACCGTGAAGTCTTTGAGCGATCCGGTCACGACCGGGGTGTGGCCGGTATCATACTCGGCGACCAGAGCCTGACGAATGGCCGGGTTCTTGAGCTTTTCAAGCCGTTCGGCCGGCGTACCCATGGTCACTTCGCGCAGGACATCGTTGCCGTCGAACAACCCTGACATATCGGCAAAACTGAAGTACAGCCCTTGACGGAATGTCGCGGTCTGGTTGTAGATCTTGCGTCCGGCTTTGTTGGTCTTTTGATGGATGCTCGGCCGGTCGTCACGTGTGGCGGTGGCATTGAACAGAATCGGTCGGCCACACTCGTCGGCCAAACGATCATAGAACCGCATGTCGGCTTCAAAGTCCGGGCTGGATTGGGTGAGCTGAATAAAGCCCTCTCCCCGGTCCTTCAGCACCCGACCGAAGGCGAGCACGTCTTCGTCAGCCATGGTGTCCGTCACCATCGGGGTGCCGTCGTAGTCGCGCTGGACAGACACAAAGCCGTCACCCAAACGCTGGGCCGAGAATCCACAGCCACCGGCGTCCAGTGATTCACTCAGAATCTGGCTCATGATCTGCTTTTCTTTGTCGGTAGCCGGACGAGTCTTGGCCGCCTCCAGACCCATGGTCCAGATCATGATCGGGGCAATCGGCACGAAGCTCAGGACGTTGATCCCTTTGGGCGTCCGGTCAAGAAAGTCCAGCCATTCGGGGAAGGTTTCCCACTCCCACTTCATGCCGGCCTTCATCGACTCGTAGGGGATGGCTTCGACCCGAGACATGGTCAACATCGCCCGCTCGCGCATATCGGGCTTCACCGGCGCAAAACCAAAGCCACAGTTGCCGAGCACGATGGAGGTCACTCCGTGCCAGCCGGACAGCGTGACGTAGGGGTCCCAGTTGATCTGGGCGTCATAGTGGGTGTGGAGATCAATAAATCCCGGAGCAACCACCAGGCCGTTGGCATCCAGGGTCTTTGCGGCATCGCCGGGTTTGAGCGTGCCGGGTTGTGCGATCTGTGCAATCTGCCCGTCCTTGATGCCGACGTCCCCGATGTACCGGGGTCGACGGCTGCCATCAACGATCGTGCCGCCTCGAATGAGGGTATCAAAAGTTGCCATACGGCCCTCCTCAGATATGGGATAAAAGTGAACGTTCGTTCAGCGTTCCTCCCTAACCCTTACACCCCGAATCCGTCCGTGTCAAACCCAAAAGCGTCGCCCAGATTGATCCACGTTCCAGAACCTGTTAAGGGCACTGCCTGAAGGAGGACGAGTATGGATATTGGTATTACGATGTTTGCGACTGACTACGCTATGCGTCCGGACGATCTGGCCGCTGCCTGTGAGGAGCGCGGCTTTGAGTCGATCTGGTTCCCGGAACACACCCACATTCCGGCCAGCCGTCTGTCACCCTGGCCGGGCGGGGCGGAGCTGCCCAAGGAATACTGGCACACCCACGACCTGTTCGTGGCGCTGATGGCGGCCGCCGGCGCGACCAAGAAGATCAAGATCGGCAGCGGGATCTGTCTGGTGATTGAGCGCGACCCGATCGTGCTGGCCAATGAGGTGGCCACGGTCGATCAGCTGTCCAACGGTCGTCTGCTGTTCGGCATTGGCGGCGGCTGGAACGCCGAGGAGATGGAGAACCACGGCACGCCGTTCAAGCGGCGCTGGAAGGTCTTGCGCGAGCGCATCGAGGCCATGAAGGAGATCTGGGCCAACGAGGAGGCCGAATACCACGGCGAGTTCGTGAACTTCGATAAGATCTGGTCCTACCCCAAACCGGCCCAGAAGCCCCATCCGCCGATTCTGCTGGGAACATTCAACGGCGGCCTGAAGCGCGTGGTCAACTACTGTGACGGCTGGGTGCCGGTCGGCTTTGACACCAGCACGTTGCCCGAGTCGATCAAGGAGCTGCGCGCCCTGGCCGAGCAGGCCGGACGCTCGCCCGACGAGATCCCGGTCTCGATTTTTGGCTCGTCCGACAAGGAAGAAGCCCTGGCCAGCCATCAAGAGCTGGGCGTTGAGCGGGCGGTCCTGTTTCTGCCCTCGGCCGATAAAGACACGCTCATGCCGATGCTCGATAAATATGCGAGTCTGGTTCCCAAGTTCGCATCCTAGGCCGCGCTGATTGCTTGCAATAAAAAGGGCGACCCATAGCAGGTCGCCCTTTTTTACGTTGTGGCGTCGCGCGGCTTAGCTAATGCCGTACAGCGCGGCGGCATTGCCACCGACCACACCGGTCAGCACGTCTTCCGGCGCATCAGAGAAGTTCTCTTTGATGTACTCGGCCGACCGCGGCCACGGCGAATCGGTATGCGGATAGTCGGACGACCACATGATCTTGGTCGCGTCGAGGCGTTTGTAGGTGTCGATCCAGGTATCCTCGAACTGGAAGGTGCACCACACGTTGCGCTTGATGTACTCGCTCGGCATCATCGTCAGCTGAACATTCTGGAAGTGGCGCAGCCGGTCATAGCCGTGGTCCAGACGGTACATGAAGTGCGGCAGCCACGACACGTCGTTCTCGGCCGAGACGATTTTCA carries:
- a CDS encoding LLM class F420-dependent oxidoreductase — protein: MDIGITMFATDYAMRPDDLAAACEERGFESIWFPEHTHIPASRLSPWPGGAELPKEYWHTHDLFVALMAAAGATKKIKIGSGICLVIERDPIVLANEVATVDQLSNGRLLFGIGGGWNAEEMENHGTPFKRRWKVLRERIEAMKEIWANEEAEYHGEFVNFDKIWSYPKPAQKPHPPILLGTFNGGLKRVVNYCDGWVPVGFDTSTLPESIKELRALAEQAGRSPDEIPVSIFGSSDKEEALASHQELGVERAVLFLPSADKDTLMPMLDKYASLVPKFAS
- a CDS encoding amidohydrolase family protein; translated protein: MATFDTLIRGGTIVDGSRRPRYIGDVGIKDGQIAQIAQPGTLKPGDAAKTLDANGLVVAPGFIDLHTHYDAQINWDPYVTLSGWHGVTSIVLGNCGFGFAPVKPDMRERAMLTMSRVEAIPYESMKAGMKWEWETFPEWLDFLDRTPKGINVLSFVPIAPIMIWTMGLEAAKTRPATDKEKQIMSQILSESLDAGGCGFSAQRLGDGFVSVQRDYDGTPMVTDTMADEDVLAFGRVLKDRGEGFIQLTQSSPDFEADMRFYDRLADECGRPILFNATATRDDRPSIHQKTNKAGRKIYNQTATFRQGLYFSFADMSGLFDGNDVLREVTMGTPAERLEKLKNPAIRQALVAEYDTGHTPVVTGSLKDFTVETVKNKKNEKFIGKTVEEVAAMENKHVIDAMFDIAVEENLETEFYTPARNV